From Musa acuminata AAA Group cultivar baxijiao chromosome BXJ3-8, Cavendish_Baxijiao_AAA, whole genome shotgun sequence, one genomic window encodes:
- the LOC135646077 gene encoding sulfite oxidase-like isoform X1: MPGLRGPSDYSQEPPRHSSLKVNSKEPFNAEPHRAALLSYITPIDFFYKRNHGPIPVVDDIERYNVSIGGLVEKPLEISMFEIRRLPKYNVVATLQCAGNRRTEMSKARTVKGVGWDVSAIGNAIWGGAKLADVLELVGISKYSSFSAPGGKHVEFVSIDKCKEENGGPYKASISLRQAANPEADVLLAYEMNGEILSRDHGYPLRVIVPGVIGARSVKWLDHINIIEDECQGFFMQKDYKMFPPSVNWDNINWLTRKAQMDFPVQCAICSLEDVDVVNQVKATIAGYAVSGGGRGIERVDISVDGGKTWLEAERYQRRNIPYQSDDMNNDKWAWVLFKATVDIPENAVIIAKAVDTAANVQPEKVDAIWNLRGILNTSWHKVQVRRASPGMNSNL, translated from the exons atgccaGGGTTGAGAGGTCCGTCCGATTATTCCCAAGAACCCCCTCGCCACTCGTCCCTGAAGGTTAATTCCAAG GAGCCATTTAATGCTGAGCCTCATCGTGCAGCTCTATTGTCATACATTACTCCTATCGATTTTTTCTACAAGAGAAACCATGGACCAATCCCAGTAGTTGATGACATTGAAAG ATATAATGTTAGCATAGGTGGTTTGGTGGAGAAGCCCTTAGAGATATCTATGTTTGAAATAAG GAGGCTGCCCAAGTACAATGTCGTTGCAACTTTACAG TGTGCAGGTAATAGAAGGACGGAAATGAGCAAAGCACGCACAGTGAAAGGTGTTGGGTGGGATGTTTCTGCTATTGGAAATG CAATATGGGGAGGTGCAAAATTAGCTGATGTTCTTGAGCTTGTTGGAATATCAAAATATTCTTCATTCTCGGCACCAGGAGGGAAGCATGTTGAATTTGTTAGCATTGACAAGTGCAAA GAGGAAAATGGTGGACCCTACAAGGCATCAATATCCTTGAGGCAGGCGGCAAATCCTGAAGCTGATGTTTTGCTTGCATATGAAATGAATGGAGAG ATCCTCAGTCGTGATCATGGATATCCATTGCGGGTGATTGTTCCTGGTGTAATTGGTGCACGATCTGTAAAATGGTTAGATCACATCAACATAATTGAAGACGAATGCCAG GGTTTTTTTATGCAAAAGGATTACAAAATGTTTCCACCTTCAGTTAATTGGGATAATATCAATTGGTTGACCAGGAAGGCACAAATGGACTTTCCTGTGCAG TGTGCAATATGTTCTTTAGAGGATGTGGATGTTGTAAATCAAGTAAAG GCTACTATTGCTGGATATGCAGTATCTGGTGGTGGCCGTGGAATTGAGAGAGTAGATATATCCGTTGATGGGGGAAAGACATGGTTGGAAGCTGAGAGATATCAAAGACGCAATATACCATATCAATCTGATGATATGAACAATGACAAGTGGGCATGGGTTCTATTTAAAGCTACTGTTGACATACCGGAAAATGCTGTGATTATTGCTAAGGCG GTTGACACTGCTGCAAATGTCCAACCTGAAAAGGTAGATGCTATATGGAACCTAAGAGGTATACTGAACACATCGTGGCACAAGGTCCAAGTACGGAGAGCCTCACCAGGGATGAATTCCAATCTGTGA
- the LOC135646077 gene encoding sulfite oxidase-like isoform X2 produces MPGLRGPSDYSQEPPRHSSLKVNSKCAGNRRTEMSKARTVKGVGWDVSAIGNAIWGGAKLADVLELVGISKYSSFSAPGGKHVEFVSIDKCKEENGGPYKASISLRQAANPEADVLLAYEMNGEILSRDHGYPLRVIVPGVIGARSVKWLDHINIIEDECQGFFMQKDYKMFPPSVNWDNINWLTRKAQMDFPVQCAICSLEDVDVVNQVKATIAGYAVSGGGRGIERVDISVDGGKTWLEAERYQRRNIPYQSDDMNNDKWAWVLFKATVDIPENAVIIAKAVDTAANVQPEKVDAIWNLRGILNTSWHKVQVRRASPGMNSNL; encoded by the exons atgccaGGGTTGAGAGGTCCGTCCGATTATTCCCAAGAACCCCCTCGCCACTCGTCCCTGAAGGTTAATTCCAAG TGTGCAGGTAATAGAAGGACGGAAATGAGCAAAGCACGCACAGTGAAAGGTGTTGGGTGGGATGTTTCTGCTATTGGAAATG CAATATGGGGAGGTGCAAAATTAGCTGATGTTCTTGAGCTTGTTGGAATATCAAAATATTCTTCATTCTCGGCACCAGGAGGGAAGCATGTTGAATTTGTTAGCATTGACAAGTGCAAA GAGGAAAATGGTGGACCCTACAAGGCATCAATATCCTTGAGGCAGGCGGCAAATCCTGAAGCTGATGTTTTGCTTGCATATGAAATGAATGGAGAG ATCCTCAGTCGTGATCATGGATATCCATTGCGGGTGATTGTTCCTGGTGTAATTGGTGCACGATCTGTAAAATGGTTAGATCACATCAACATAATTGAAGACGAATGCCAG GGTTTTTTTATGCAAAAGGATTACAAAATGTTTCCACCTTCAGTTAATTGGGATAATATCAATTGGTTGACCAGGAAGGCACAAATGGACTTTCCTGTGCAG TGTGCAATATGTTCTTTAGAGGATGTGGATGTTGTAAATCAAGTAAAG GCTACTATTGCTGGATATGCAGTATCTGGTGGTGGCCGTGGAATTGAGAGAGTAGATATATCCGTTGATGGGGGAAAGACATGGTTGGAAGCTGAGAGATATCAAAGACGCAATATACCATATCAATCTGATGATATGAACAATGACAAGTGGGCATGGGTTCTATTTAAAGCTACTGTTGACATACCGGAAAATGCTGTGATTATTGCTAAGGCG GTTGACACTGCTGCAAATGTCCAACCTGAAAAGGTAGATGCTATATGGAACCTAAGAGGTATACTGAACACATCGTGGCACAAGGTCCAAGTACGGAGAGCCTCACCAGGGATGAATTCCAATCTGTGA
- the LOC135644076 gene encoding myb-related protein MYBAS1-like isoform X1, which yields MVMVKEEMRKGSWTEQEDLHLVCFVRLFGERRWDFIAKASGLNRTGKSCRLRWVNYLHPGLKRGRMTPQEKRLVLELHSLWGNRWSRIARKLPGRTDNEIKNYWRAHMRKMTKERKRSSSSSRVDHSLDLTELPLQAAAEAHDLKSSSACSCLTAEEFEKKEEGVASYPMDQIWNEIATSEVIKEVSFEDSCPLMPSSPTWECCSEAVWKIDDEELRMLLQTHHLIADHNDGGRETCSLAQPDQYH from the exons ATGGTGATGGTTAAGGAAGAGATGCGAAAGGGGTCATGGACGGAGCAGGAGGACCTGCATCTGGTATGCTTTGTGCGATTATTCGGTGAACGTCGTTGGGATTTCATAGCGAAAGCATCAG GTCTCAACAGAACAGGAAAGAGCTGCCGCCTGCGCTGGGTCAATTACCTTCACCCCGGTCTCAAGCGAGGCCGCATGACCCCCCAAGAGAAGCGCCTTGTTCTTGAGCTCCACTCTCTCTGGGGCAACAG GTGGTCTCGGATTGCGCGTAAACTTCCCGGACGCACCGACaatgagatcaagaactactggagagCGCACATGAGAAAGATGACCAAAGAACGAAAGCGGAGCTCATCGTCGTCGCGTGTTGATCATTCCCTGGATCTCACTGAGCTTCCACTACAGGCAGCGGCGGAAGCTCATGATCTAAAGAGCAGTAGTGCCTGCAGCTGCTTAACTGCAGAGGAGTTTGAGAAGAAGGAGGAAGGCGTGGCAAGTTACCCCATGGATCAGATTTGGAATGAGATTGCTACGTCTGAGGTGATCAAAGAGGTGAGCTTCGAGGACTCGTGCCCCTTAATGCCGTCGTCTCCTACGTGGGAATGCTGCTCTGAGGCAGTGTGGAAGATCGATGACGAAGAGCTCAGGATGCTACTTCAGACCCATCATCTGATCGCTGACCATAACGATGGTGGTCGAGAAACTTGTAGCTTAGCCCAGCCTGATCAGTACCACTAG
- the LOC135644076 gene encoding myb-related protein MYBAS1-like isoform X2 — translation MDGAGGPASGLNRTGKSCRLRWVNYLHPGLKRGRMTPQEKRLVLELHSLWGNRWSRIARKLPGRTDNEIKNYWRAHMRKMTKERKRSSSSSRVDHSLDLTELPLQAAAEAHDLKSSSACSCLTAEEFEKKEEGVASYPMDQIWNEIATSEVIKEVSFEDSCPLMPSSPTWECCSEAVWKIDDEELRMLLQTHHLIADHNDGGRETCSLAQPDQYH, via the exons ATGGACGGAGCAGGAGGACCTGCATCTG GTCTCAACAGAACAGGAAAGAGCTGCCGCCTGCGCTGGGTCAATTACCTTCACCCCGGTCTCAAGCGAGGCCGCATGACCCCCCAAGAGAAGCGCCTTGTTCTTGAGCTCCACTCTCTCTGGGGCAACAG GTGGTCTCGGATTGCGCGTAAACTTCCCGGACGCACCGACaatgagatcaagaactactggagagCGCACATGAGAAAGATGACCAAAGAACGAAAGCGGAGCTCATCGTCGTCGCGTGTTGATCATTCCCTGGATCTCACTGAGCTTCCACTACAGGCAGCGGCGGAAGCTCATGATCTAAAGAGCAGTAGTGCCTGCAGCTGCTTAACTGCAGAGGAGTTTGAGAAGAAGGAGGAAGGCGTGGCAAGTTACCCCATGGATCAGATTTGGAATGAGATTGCTACGTCTGAGGTGATCAAAGAGGTGAGCTTCGAGGACTCGTGCCCCTTAATGCCGTCGTCTCCTACGTGGGAATGCTGCTCTGAGGCAGTGTGGAAGATCGATGACGAAGAGCTCAGGATGCTACTTCAGACCCATCATCTGATCGCTGACCATAACGATGGTGGTCGAGAAACTTGTAGCTTAGCCCAGCCTGATCAGTACCACTAG